A single window of uncultured Tolumonas sp. DNA harbors:
- a CDS encoding DUF4145 domain-containing protein — translation MVQKLNKNLMADSTTCCPISNSYAYKGYFMHCPTCEKEFYPQPDKLGVYFTNRDKNSKDAVRFSIQQCPSCCETLIIKEKGQAYKISNAIMFSDIESESVIYPQSSEFTIPQEVPKQFSDDILEAHEALNYSAKASAALSRRLLQKTLREVLGITKRDLSQEIETFINTANAPTYLTDAIDAVRQIGNFAAHPIKNANTGEIVEVEPGEAEWLLEVLESLFDFVFVQPAKLEQRRESLNKKLRELGKSELKSS, via the coding sequence GTGGTTCAAAAACTTAACAAGAACTTAATGGCGGACAGCACTACGTGCTGCCCCATAAGTAATAGTTATGCCTATAAAGGATATTTTATGCACTGCCCAACTTGTGAAAAAGAATTTTATCCACAACCAGATAAACTTGGTGTTTACTTCACTAATCGAGATAAAAACTCAAAAGATGCAGTGAGATTTTCAATTCAACAATGCCCTTCTTGTTGTGAAACTTTAATTATTAAAGAAAAGGGACAAGCATATAAAATTAGCAATGCCATAATGTTTAGTGATATTGAAAGCGAATCTGTCATTTATCCTCAATCATCAGAGTTTACAATACCGCAAGAAGTACCAAAACAATTCTCAGATGACATATTAGAAGCCCATGAGGCACTAAATTATAGCGCAAAAGCTAGTGCAGCACTTTCACGTCGACTTCTACAGAAAACGCTAAGAGAAGTTCTAGGTATTACAAAGCGAGACTTGTCTCAAGAAATTGAAACGTTTATTAATACGGCTAATGCACCAACATATTTGACTGACGCTATTGATGCCGTGCGACAGATAGGAAATTTTGCTGCACACCCAATCAAAAATGCAAATACTGGTGAAATTGTAGAAGTTGAACCAGGTGAAGCAGAATGGCTACTGGAGGTTCTAGAGTCACTTTTTGATTTTGTTTTTGTTCAACCGGCCAAACTTGAACAAAGACGTGAGTCTCTTAATAAAAAACTTAGAGAGTTGGGAAAGTCAGAATTAAAAAGTAGCTAA
- a CDS encoding type II toxin-antitoxin system RelE/ParE family toxin: protein MAEIIWTESALQDLNDIAEYIAIENVVAAEQLVETVFAKVERLELFPDSGRIPPELPHLSYREVIVSPCRIFYKQDESQVFILFVMREERDFRRFILSKQ from the coding sequence ATGGCTGAAATAATCTGGACTGAATCTGCGCTACAAGACCTAAATGATATCGCTGAATACATTGCTATAGAGAACGTCGTTGCAGCTGAACAGTTAGTCGAAACTGTTTTTGCTAAAGTAGAACGACTCGAACTTTTCCCTGATTCAGGGCGCATTCCACCTGAACTACCGCACTTGAGTTATCGAGAAGTGATTGTTAGTCCTTGCCGCATATTTTACAAACAAGATGAATCACAGGTTTTTATCTTATTTGTCATGCGAGAAGAAAGAGATTTCCGACGGTTTATTTTAAGCAAGCAATAG
- a CDS encoding acyltransferase, whose translation MDNQPITLKVSVRDVRFGRNVKVIEPTSTIGDDSFVGPFVEIQKNVSIGQRTKIQSHTFICEFVTIGNDCFIGHGVMFANDLFKNGSPNADPNSWGRTVLEDNVTVGSNATILPVHICSGAVIGAGAVVTKNITVPGTYLGNPARLSRKF comes from the coding sequence ATGGATAATCAACCAATTACTCTCAAGGTTTCTGTTCGTGATGTGCGTTTCGGCCGCAATGTGAAAGTTATTGAACCAACCAGTACTATTGGTGATGATTCTTTTGTCGGCCCTTTTGTCGAAATCCAAAAGAATGTTTCAATCGGCCAACGAACAAAGATCCAGTCCCATACATTTATTTGTGAATTTGTCACAATTGGCAATGACTGCTTCATTGGTCATGGGGTGATGTTCGCTAATGACTTATTCAAAAACGGTTCCCCTAACGCAGATCCAAATTCATGGGGGCGAACCGTTCTTGAAGACAACGTGACGGTTGGCTCGAATGCAACAATACTTCCCGTCCATATTTGTTCCGGTGCAGTTATTGGTGCAGGCGCCGTTGTCACAAAAAATATTACCGTTCCAGGCACTTATTTAGGCAATCCGGCAAGACTATCAAGAAAGTTCTGA
- a CDS encoding glutathione S-transferase family protein, which yields MLKIYGDILSGNCYKIKLLASFLSLEHEWIAVNILAGDTKTAEFLAKNPNGKIPLLELESGECLSESNAILNYLANGTDLLPTAKFERAKVLQWQFFEQYSHEPYIAVARFINKYLGMPEDRKDEYHKLQSGGHKALVVMETQLQKTPYLIGDNLTIADISLYGYTHVADEGGFDLSGYPGIQKWISRIQEHSKYIGMK from the coding sequence ATGCTAAAAATTTATGGCGATATACTCTCTGGTAACTGCTACAAAATTAAATTACTGGCTTCTTTTCTATCACTGGAACACGAATGGATTGCAGTAAACATTCTTGCGGGTGACACAAAGACAGCAGAATTCTTAGCAAAGAACCCAAACGGGAAAATTCCGTTGCTGGAACTTGAAAGCGGTGAATGCCTTTCTGAATCAAACGCTATTTTGAACTACCTTGCCAATGGGACAGACTTGCTGCCTACAGCAAAATTTGAACGAGCAAAAGTGCTGCAATGGCAATTCTTTGAACAATATAGCCATGAGCCATATATCGCTGTTGCTCGATTCATCAATAAATATCTCGGAATGCCAGAAGATAGAAAAGATGAATACCATAAATTGCAGAGTGGGGGTCATAAAGCTCTGGTAGTTATGGAAACTCAGCTTCAGAAAACGCCTTATCTCATAGGAGATAACCTCACGATTGCAGATATCTCACTCTATGGTTATACCCATGTCGCTGATGAAGGTGGCTTTGACTTATCTGGTTATCCAGGCATTCAAAAATGGATAAGTCGAATTCAGGAACACTCTAAATATATTGGAATGAAATGA
- a CDS encoding type II toxin-antitoxin system CcdA family antitoxin gives MRNAFSAQAPKKATNLSLNSELLAEAKRLNINLSATMEKALIQEVHERKKAEWLKQNVEAISACNELTEKHGLFSDSFRAF, from the coding sequence ATGAGAAACGCATTCAGCGCGCAAGCACCTAAAAAAGCAACCAACCTTAGCTTGAATAGTGAGTTATTAGCTGAGGCTAAACGCTTGAACATCAATCTTTCGGCAACAATGGAAAAAGCACTCATTCAAGAAGTTCACGAACGGAAGAAGGCAGAATGGCTAAAACAAAATGTTGAAGCTATCAGTGCCTGCAACGAACTTACTGAAAAACATGGACTATTTTCTGATTCATTTCGAGCATTCTGA
- a CDS encoding CcdB family protein, whose product MSQFTLYRNPDKATATTYPFFVDVQSDLLENLNTRLVIPLTPVELIEKKAPSHLCPIIHLDEGDFVILTQQTTSVPTKILIEPTYDLSMFRDEIIAAIDFLITGI is encoded by the coding sequence ATGTCACAATTTACGTTATATAGAAATCCCGATAAAGCTACAGCCACCACATATCCGTTTTTCGTTGATGTGCAAAGCGACCTCTTAGAAAACTTGAATACGCGTTTGGTCATTCCGTTAACGCCAGTAGAGCTAATAGAAAAGAAAGCGCCAAGTCATTTATGCCCGATCATCCATTTGGATGAAGGGGACTTCGTGATCCTGACACAACAGACGACGAGTGTGCCCACCAAGATCTTGATTGAGCCAACGTATGATCTGAGTATGTTCAGGGATGAAATTATTGCTGCGATCGATTTTTTGATTACCGGAATTTAA
- a CDS encoding IS110 family transposase: protein MKITTVGIDLAKNVFQVHGVNERGKTMLKKQLKREQMMLFFTNLPPCLIGMEACGSAHYWANQLQRVGHIVKLMPPQFVKPYVKTNKNDAADAEAICEAVTRPTMRFVPIKSREQLAVLALHRARQGFVKARTAQANQIRGLLAEQGIIIPKGIVHISLRLPKILEESENDLPGTFRQLLNRLGEHLKELDRHTKELEVQIQRWHRENTASKKLAQIPGIGPITASALVASVGNATNFENSRQLAAWLGLVPRQHSSGGKQTLLGISKRGDSYLRTLLIHGARAVLRVAERKAEHAGSWLAGIMRRRNQNVAAVALANKNARIVWALLAHDRVFEPNYGATA, encoded by the coding sequence ATGAAGATCACAACTGTTGGTATTGATCTGGCAAAAAACGTATTCCAAGTGCACGGTGTGAATGAGCGTGGCAAGACGATGTTGAAGAAGCAACTGAAGCGGGAGCAGATGATGCTCTTCTTCACCAATCTTCCCCCCTGCTTAATTGGAATGGAGGCTTGCGGTAGCGCCCACTACTGGGCTAATCAGTTGCAAAGGGTGGGTCATATCGTGAAATTGATGCCGCCACAATTCGTTAAACCCTATGTGAAGACCAATAAGAACGACGCAGCTGATGCGGAGGCGATCTGCGAAGCGGTGACTAGGCCTACCATGCGCTTTGTACCGATAAAGAGTCGCGAGCAGTTAGCCGTCTTGGCCCTGCACCGTGCCCGGCAAGGGTTCGTCAAGGCGAGAACTGCGCAAGCCAACCAGATCCGGGGCCTGTTGGCTGAACAAGGGATCATTATCCCTAAAGGCATTGTGCACATCAGCCTGCGCTTACCCAAGATCTTGGAAGAAAGCGAGAACGACCTGCCGGGGACGTTTCGCCAATTGCTCAATCGTCTGGGTGAGCATCTCAAGGAACTCGACCGGCACACCAAAGAACTGGAAGTCCAAATTCAGCGTTGGCACAGAGAGAATACAGCCAGTAAAAAGCTGGCGCAGATCCCCGGCATCGGCCCAATCACTGCCAGTGCCTTGGTCGCTTCTGTCGGCAACGCGACGAATTTCGAGAATAGTCGGCAACTGGCTGCTTGGCTGGGGTTAGTGCCACGGCAACATTCCAGCGGCGGGAAACAAACCCTGCTGGGTATAAGCAAACGCGGCGACAGCTATCTGCGAACTCTGCTGATCCACGGGGCTCGAGCAGTGCTTCGGGTTGCTGAACGCAAGGCCGAACATGCCGGAAGTTGGTTAGCAGGGATAATGAGGCGTCGCAATCAGAATGTAGCCGCAGTAGCACTCGCTAACAAAAATGCCCGTATCGTGTGGGCACTGCTTGCCCATGACCGAGTATTTGAACCCAATTATGGGGCGACAGCATGA
- a CDS encoding ATP-binding protein, with product MMIKKSNITDEQVQLILSIEESHFVDLKSKRIEPAKLTRTISAFSNAEGGEIYVGIEDEPRIWAGFDNIEEANAHIRVFEELFPLGDGYEYEFLENKKHNGLVLKIDIEKNRAIKSASNGKAYLRRAAQNLVQDSQEQIDRLKRNKGIISFETETIAVETDIVENSNAIIKFMIDVIPSAEPITWLKKQRLIIGEHPTVAGILLFCDEPQAILPKQSGIKIYQYSTKEKEGTRDSLMFAPLTIEGCIYDLIKNSVAKTIEIIESIRVMTAEGLKNVSYPMEALHEIVTNAVLHRDYSITDDIHIRIYDNRVEIQSPGTLPGHITTENILDERFARNGVLVRLINKFPEPPNKDVGEGLNTAFDSMRKMRLKEPTIEQKGANVLITLKHESLGTPQELIMTFFETHETITNKQARDICNINSENAMKHILRRMVDAEMIDVIQGESRFKTAYRKKNI from the coding sequence ATGATGATAAAAAAATCAAATATTACTGATGAGCAAGTACAGCTCATTTTGAGTATAGAAGAAAGTCATTTCGTAGACTTGAAATCAAAACGAATAGAACCAGCAAAGTTAACAAGAACAATAAGTGCATTTTCTAATGCTGAAGGTGGCGAAATATATGTTGGTATCGAAGATGAACCTAGAATATGGGCCGGATTTGATAATATAGAGGAAGCAAATGCTCATATTCGAGTCTTTGAGGAATTATTTCCATTAGGTGATGGTTATGAGTATGAGTTTTTGGAAAACAAAAAACATAATGGACTTGTGCTCAAAATAGATATAGAAAAAAACAGAGCCATTAAGAGTGCTTCTAATGGGAAAGCATATCTAAGACGAGCAGCTCAAAACTTAGTGCAAGATAGTCAAGAACAAATTGATAGATTAAAAAGAAATAAAGGTATTATTTCTTTTGAAACAGAAACTATCGCGGTCGAAACGGATATTGTTGAAAATTCAAACGCAATAATTAAATTCATGATAGATGTTATTCCAAGTGCAGAGCCTATAACCTGGCTAAAAAAGCAAAGATTAATAATAGGCGAACATCCCACTGTGGCTGGGATACTACTTTTCTGCGATGAACCACAAGCAATTTTGCCAAAGCAATCTGGAATTAAAATTTATCAATATTCAACAAAAGAAAAAGAGGGAACAAGAGACTCATTGATGTTTGCCCCACTAACTATTGAGGGTTGCATATATGACTTGATAAAAAATTCAGTTGCAAAAACGATTGAAATAATTGAATCAATCAGGGTAATGACAGCAGAGGGTTTAAAAAACGTGTCATATCCGATGGAAGCACTACATGAAATAGTCACTAATGCAGTCTTGCATAGAGATTACAGCATAACTGATGATATACATATTCGCATATACGACAATCGAGTTGAAATTCAAAGCCCTGGCACTTTACCAGGACATATAACCACTGAAAATATATTAGATGAACGCTTTGCTAGAAACGGTGTATTAGTCAGATTAATTAATAAATTTCCAGAGCCACCAAATAAAGATGTAGGTGAAGGTTTAAATACTGCGTTTGACTCCATGAGAAAAATGAGACTAAAAGAACCAACTATAGAACAAAAAGGAGCAAATGTTCTTATCACATTGAAACACGAATCACTAGGCACTCCTCAAGAATTAATTATGACCTTTTTTGAGACTCATGAGACAATAACAAATAAACAAGCAAGAGATATATGCAACATTAATTCTGAAAACGCGATGAAACATATTTTACGTAGAATGGTTGATGCTGAAATGATTGATGTAATACAAGGCGAATCTCGATTCAAAACAGCATATCGCAAGAAAAATATTTAA
- a CDS encoding type II toxin-antitoxin system Phd/YefM family antitoxin, which yields MKVELVTSLKRQATKILADLHESKEPILITEHGKPSAYLIDVQDYEYMQNRLSILEGIARGERSLSEGRTLTHNEARGKMSKWLK from the coding sequence ATGAAAGTTGAATTAGTAACTTCATTGAAACGACAGGCAACGAAGATCCTTGCTGATCTACACGAGTCTAAAGAACCCATTTTGATCACTGAGCATGGTAAACCATCTGCTTATCTCATTGATGTTCAAGATTATGAATACATGCAGAATCGCCTCTCCATTCTAGAGGGGATCGCCAGAGGTGAACGCTCTCTTTCTGAGGGTAGAACGCTGACTCACAATGAAGCCAGAGGCAAAATGTCAAAATGGCTGAAATAA